The genomic DNA GGCCCGCTTCACCGCCTGTGCGATCATCTTCTGCTCACGCGCACTCGTCGAGAGACGCTTGCGGCCGTAAATCTTCCCGTTCGGGCTCATCATCCGACGAAGATTCTCGATGTCCTTCCAATCAACATACTGAGTCCCGTTGCCGGACTTGCGGGTCACCTTGATCTTCGGGGTCTGCGTG from Phycisphaeraceae bacterium includes the following:
- the rpsR gene encoding 30S ribosomal protein S18 — encoded protein: MSRFNRFTQTPKIKVTRKSGNGTQYVDWKDIENLRRMMSPNGKIYGRKRLSTSAREQKMIAQAVKRARFMGLLPFTSATL